One window from the genome of Candidatus Binataceae bacterium encodes:
- a CDS encoding hydantoinase B/oxoprolinase family protein: MSNAKETHKRLDPVTFEVLRSSFEYICGRMSTVLQKASFSPIIYDMVDFSNAIYNERLELLGQTANCPVHIAAMHFSAQASVAHFGFESLRPGDIFVLNDPYSGGTHLNDMTFTMPVFHDGDILGFAVSRGHWTDVGGGAAGGQAFGTHIAGEGLRLPPLRMYENYRVNEDLLRIIVNNTRTPQYIKGDLQAHFAALRVAETELQRIAARYGLETVREGMREVLDYTERLTRRAIREIPDGTYRAVDYADTDGISDDPVRIEVALSVDDDRIIVDFEGSDPPVAGGINSPMANTYSAVYYSLKFFLSPDAPANSGSFRPIEIRLPERSWLNAKWPSPTIGCTTLTSSKITAAIWKALSDAIPERAVAPTFAECNWFVCSVKDPLNGENFVFSDLPAGGWGGTPRHDGMSVTQDPLGNCANLSAEVAELLFPIRYEAFDLRADSAGAGRHRGGLGSRLAITMLGQAEVSIETARTRTGSPGVNGGRESVAQRVARVAADGSLDVIGGISPDGQWHNPLRGKRLEAGDRFEVLTTGGGGWGDPLLREPARVLEDFLDDYVSVIQAHELYGVVIDPVSKTVDQEATARERARRRREARVEGLAAAGR; encoded by the coding sequence ATGAGCAACGCGAAGGAAACCCACAAGCGACTGGACCCGGTGACGTTCGAAGTCCTGCGCAGCTCTTTCGAATACATCTGCGGCCGAATGAGTACGGTGCTCCAGAAGGCCAGCTTCTCCCCGATCATCTACGACATGGTCGATTTTTCCAACGCGATATACAACGAACGCCTTGAGTTGCTCGGCCAGACCGCTAACTGTCCAGTGCATATTGCCGCGATGCACTTCTCCGCGCAGGCTTCAGTGGCGCACTTCGGCTTCGAGAGCCTCCGCCCGGGCGACATCTTCGTGCTCAACGATCCCTACAGCGGCGGCACGCATCTCAACGACATGACCTTCACGATGCCGGTCTTCCATGACGGCGATATCCTCGGCTTTGCAGTTTCCCGCGGGCACTGGACCGACGTCGGCGGCGGCGCCGCGGGTGGGCAGGCCTTCGGAACCCATATCGCAGGCGAGGGTCTCAGGCTGCCGCCGCTGAGGATGTACGAGAACTACCGCGTCAACGAGGATTTGCTGCGTATCATCGTCAACAACACTCGCACCCCGCAATATATCAAAGGCGACCTCCAGGCGCACTTCGCCGCCCTGCGCGTGGCCGAAACGGAGCTCCAGCGAATCGCCGCGCGCTACGGGCTGGAAACCGTGCGAGAGGGGATGCGCGAAGTGCTCGACTACACCGAGCGGTTGACCCGCAGGGCGATTCGCGAGATTCCCGACGGCACCTATCGGGCCGTCGATTACGCTGACACCGACGGAATCTCCGACGATCCGGTGCGGATCGAAGTCGCGCTCAGCGTGGACGACGACCGCATTATAGTCGACTTCGAGGGCAGCGACCCGCCGGTCGCCGGCGGAATAAACTCGCCGATGGCGAATACCTATTCGGCAGTTTACTACTCGCTGAAATTTTTCCTCTCGCCCGACGCGCCGGCGAACTCGGGCAGCTTCCGTCCGATCGAGATTCGGCTGCCCGAACGGAGCTGGCTCAATGCCAAGTGGCCGTCGCCAACGATCGGCTGCACCACCCTCACGTCCTCCAAGATAACCGCGGCGATCTGGAAAGCGCTCTCCGACGCGATTCCCGAGCGCGCTGTCGCACCGACCTTCGCCGAATGCAACTGGTTCGTATGCTCGGTCAAGGACCCGCTCAACGGCGAGAATTTCGTATTTTCTGATCTGCCCGCGGGCGGATGGGGCGGTACGCCGCGCCATGACGGCATGAGCGTCACACAGGATCCGCTCGGCAATTGCGCCAATCTATCAGCCGAGGTCGCCGAGTTGCTCTTCCCGATCCGCTATGAAGCCTTCGACCTGCGGGCCGACTCGGCGGGCGCCGGCCGCCATCGCGGTGGGCTCGGCTCGCGCCTGGCGATCACGATGCTCGGTCAAGCGGAGGTGTCGATCGAAACCGCACGCACGCGGACCGGCAGCCCAGGGGTCAACGGGGGCCGCGAGAGCGTTGCGCAAAGAGTCGCTCGGGTCGCCGCCGACGGCAGCCTCGACGTAATCGGCGGCATCTCGCCCGACGGCCAGTGGCACAATCCGCTGCGCGGCAAGCGGCTCGAAGCGGGCGACCGTTTCGAAGTCCTTACCACCGGCGGCGGTGGATGGGGCGACCCGCTGCTGCGCGAACCGGCGCGCGTGCTGGAGGATTTCCTCGACGACTATGTAAGCGTCATCCAGGCTCACGAGCTATACGGAGTGGTAATCGACCCGGTATCAAAGACGGTGGACCAGGAAGCGACCGCGCGCGAGCGCGCGCGGCGCCGCCGAGAGGCGCGAGTCGAAGGACTCGCCGCCGCCGGCCGCTGA
- a CDS encoding hydantoinase/oxoprolinase family protein: MSWRIGIDVGGTFTDLFAVNDDSGETRTAKVLGTRHRLVESVLAALARTGVEPASVAEIIHGSTTATNALIERTFPTAALITTEGFRDTIEIGRQRRERLYDPYQVKERPLIPRRLRFTLSERLSASGETVRALDEGEARAVIAKALAAGAKSIAVCFINAYVDGRHERRVRELIREMAPQVAVALSSETRPQFRELGRFMTTVVRAVLLPVMAGYLSDLERELTRWGFKGSLLIIKSNGGVMGVRAAIERPEELIESGPAGGVAYAGALSRTTRGRPRVIHTDMGGTSFDVAIVEDGEGLVTSSYELRWEMPIITPMLDIRSIGAGGGSIAWIDDGGSLRVGPRSAGSDPGPACYARGGEQATVTDANLLLGRLEPTLGGKMLLDRDAARRTLAEIGRRVGLDPVAAAEGIVSICTENMAQAIRLALAERGRDPRDFALVSAGGAGAMHACWIARSLGIPTVIVPAYAGVASAYGATRMDLRYDLERFFYAPLAGADPEQIEQRYRALEDEARALLSREGLALSAIRLRRTAQMRYVGQSYEVLTPIPDRIGPRLDEVRANFHSAHLREYGVASDDFEPAFVSLGVTAIGLVSGRSADGAKSAATSDAKAKGAGKTIKGEREVVFEGKAVSTPLYDAAALRPADRITGPAIIEHEHSCTVLPPGSAAEVDDQGNLLISV; encoded by the coding sequence GTGAGCTGGCGTATCGGAATCGACGTCGGGGGAACCTTTACTGACCTTTTCGCGGTCAACGACGACAGCGGCGAAACGCGCACCGCCAAGGTCCTGGGAACCCGCCATCGCCTGGTCGAGAGCGTGCTGGCGGCGCTCGCGCGCACCGGAGTTGAGCCGGCCTCCGTCGCCGAGATAATCCACGGTAGCACGACCGCCACCAATGCTCTTATCGAACGCACCTTCCCCACCGCTGCTCTGATCACCACCGAAGGCTTTCGAGACACGATCGAGATCGGCCGCCAGCGTCGCGAGCGGCTGTACGACCCTTACCAGGTAAAGGAGCGGCCGCTGATCCCGCGCCGCTTGCGCTTCACGCTCAGCGAGCGGCTGTCGGCCAGCGGCGAAACCGTGCGCGCGCTGGACGAGGGCGAGGCGCGCGCGGTTATAGCGAAGGCGCTCGCGGCCGGCGCAAAGAGCATCGCCGTATGCTTCATCAACGCATACGTTGACGGGCGCCACGAGCGGCGGGTGCGCGAGTTGATACGCGAGATGGCGCCGCAGGTCGCGGTCGCGCTCTCGAGCGAGACGCGGCCGCAGTTCCGCGAGCTCGGCCGTTTCATGACCACGGTCGTGCGCGCCGTGCTGTTACCGGTGATGGCCGGCTACCTGAGCGACCTCGAGCGGGAACTGACGAGGTGGGGCTTTAAGGGCTCGCTGCTCATCATCAAGTCCAACGGCGGCGTGATGGGCGTGCGCGCAGCTATCGAACGGCCCGAAGAGCTCATCGAATCGGGACCGGCCGGCGGCGTGGCGTACGCCGGCGCCCTCTCGCGCACGACACGCGGCCGGCCCAGGGTAATTCATACCGACATGGGCGGCACGTCGTTCGACGTCGCGATCGTCGAGGACGGCGAAGGGCTGGTCACCAGCTCCTATGAGCTGCGCTGGGAGATGCCAATAATCACTCCTATGCTCGACATCCGCAGCATCGGCGCCGGCGGTGGATCGATCGCGTGGATCGACGACGGTGGCTCCTTGCGCGTAGGGCCGCGCAGTGCGGGCTCGGATCCCGGGCCGGCGTGCTATGCGCGGGGCGGTGAACAGGCCACCGTCACCGACGCCAATTTGCTGCTTGGCCGGCTCGAGCCGACGCTGGGCGGGAAGATGCTGCTTGATCGCGATGCGGCGCGTCGCACGCTCGCCGAGATCGGCAGGCGGGTCGGGCTTGACCCGGTCGCGGCCGCCGAGGGTATCGTCTCGATCTGCACAGAGAATATGGCGCAGGCGATCCGCCTCGCGCTGGCCGAGCGCGGACGCGACCCGCGCGACTTCGCGCTGGTAAGCGCGGGTGGCGCGGGCGCGATGCATGCCTGCTGGATCGCGCGCTCGCTCGGCATTCCCACCGTGATCGTGCCCGCCTACGCCGGCGTCGCCTCGGCCTATGGGGCGACCCGGATGGATCTGCGCTACGACCTCGAGCGCTTTTTTTACGCGCCGCTGGCCGGCGCCGATCCCGAGCAAATCGAGCAGCGCTACCGCGCGCTGGAGGACGAGGCACGCGCGCTGCTCTCGCGCGAAGGCCTCGCGCTTTCGGCGATCCGGCTGCGGCGCACCGCGCAGATGCGCTACGTCGGTCAGAGCTACGAAGTGCTGACGCCCATTCCCGACCGAATCGGGCCGCGGCTCGATGAAGTGCGGGCGAATTTTCACTCCGCACATCTGCGTGAATACGGCGTCGCCTCCGACGACTTCGAACCGGCCTTCGTGAGTCTCGGCGTAACCGCCATCGGCCTGGTCTCCGGGCGCTCGGCGGACGGCGCGAAGTCGGCCGCAACCTCCGACGCAAAGGCCAAGGGCGCGGGCAAAACAATCAAGGGCGAGCGCGAAGTTGTATTCGAGGGCAAGGCGGTGTCGACGCCGCTTTACGACGCGGCGGCGCTGCGCCCGGCCGACCGTATCACGGGCCCGGCGATCATCGAGCACGAGCACTCCTGTACCGTGCTTCCGCCGGGTAGCGCGGCCGAAGTAGACGACCAGGGCAATCTGTTAATCAGCGTGTAG
- a CDS encoding molybdopterin-dependent oxidoreductase, producing the protein MNADEVIRTTCPRDCYDTCGVAVVRRNGAIRHVRGDPAHFVSRGQLCVKCSIGYNREWLDPRVRLTRPLRRVGPKGDGRFEQVSWDAALTEIARKLKEIVASKGPQAILNAHYSGTISLLAYLFPTRFFNRLGATEVIPDTICNMAGHVALGYVYGTSVNGFDPRTGTDAACIIVWGANPSASGPHVHEHWLATLPGKVIVIDPVRTATAATADLHLQPFPGSDAALAFAMMHVMRREGLVDRGFIERHTVGWDEVEPLLAGCTPAWGEAKTGVPGRLIEQAARLYGRGPSLLWMGQALQRQPTGGNVMRACSLLPAVTGNLGKPGAGFVYLNFDLAQRGIDAEYLMAPHLCAGTPSGISQMDLAGCLEDSARSRALLCWNINIAASSPRQERLRQALAREDLLTVVLDLFPTDTTDFADFVLPAASFLEFDDLVASYFHLTLGAQVGAAEPMGESLPNQEIFRRLARAMGYTEPELYESDSEILTALLKRARLAESFDEFAAKAPVHVPPEPVIQFRNLTFATPSGRIEIASARAAADGHPRVPQPLADQRPAGGRLRLLSPSSSWSLNDSFSNVAKIAAHVGPATIALHPDDAAERGLVEGGEALVANEAGRLVLRVALTDAVPRGVALSHKGRWPKQEKGRRNVNVLNPGRKADMGESTSVHGIEVTVGPLAG; encoded by the coding sequence GTGAACGCCGACGAAGTCATTCGAACGACCTGTCCGCGCGACTGTTACGACACCTGCGGAGTCGCCGTGGTCCGGCGCAACGGGGCGATCCGTCACGTCCGCGGCGACCCCGCGCACTTCGTAAGCCGCGGCCAGCTCTGCGTCAAGTGCTCGATCGGTTACAACCGCGAATGGCTGGACCCGCGCGTGCGCCTGACTCGGCCGCTGCGCCGCGTCGGACCCAAGGGAGATGGCCGCTTCGAGCAGGTGTCATGGGACGCCGCATTGACCGAGATCGCGCGCAAGCTCAAGGAGATTGTCGCATCGAAGGGCCCGCAAGCGATTCTCAATGCGCACTACAGCGGCACGATCTCGCTCCTCGCCTACCTCTTCCCCACGCGCTTCTTCAACCGCCTGGGCGCCACCGAGGTCATTCCCGACACGATCTGCAACATGGCCGGGCACGTCGCGCTCGGCTATGTTTACGGGACCTCGGTCAACGGCTTCGATCCGCGCACCGGCACCGACGCCGCCTGCATCATAGTCTGGGGAGCGAATCCTTCAGCCTCCGGTCCGCACGTCCACGAGCATTGGCTGGCGACGCTGCCGGGCAAGGTCATTGTGATCGACCCGGTCCGAACGGCGACCGCCGCGACCGCCGATCTTCATCTTCAGCCGTTCCCGGGCAGCGACGCCGCGCTGGCGTTCGCGATGATGCACGTGATGCGCCGCGAAGGGCTTGTCGATCGCGGCTTCATCGAACGACACACGGTGGGGTGGGACGAAGTCGAGCCGCTGCTCGCAGGATGCACTCCGGCGTGGGGCGAGGCGAAGACCGGGGTACCCGGGCGGCTAATCGAACAGGCCGCGCGCCTGTACGGGCGCGGGCCTTCGCTGCTGTGGATGGGGCAAGCGCTGCAGCGCCAGCCCACCGGCGGCAACGTGATGCGCGCGTGCTCGCTGCTCCCGGCGGTCACCGGCAACCTGGGCAAGCCGGGCGCGGGCTTCGTATACCTGAACTTCGACCTCGCGCAGCGCGGCATCGACGCCGAATACCTCATGGCACCGCATCTGTGTGCCGGCACCCCCAGCGGCATCAGCCAGATGGATTTGGCGGGATGCCTCGAAGACAGCGCGCGCTCGCGCGCGCTGCTGTGCTGGAACATCAATATCGCTGCCTCGAGCCCGCGCCAGGAACGGCTGCGCCAAGCGCTCGCGCGCGAGGACCTGTTGACGGTCGTGCTCGACCTCTTTCCGACCGACACCACCGACTTTGCCGATTTCGTGCTGCCAGCGGCGAGCTTCCTAGAGTTCGACGACCTCGTGGCAAGTTACTTTCATCTGACGCTGGGTGCGCAGGTCGGGGCTGCTGAACCGATGGGCGAGTCGCTGCCCAACCAGGAAATCTTCCGCCGGCTGGCGCGTGCGATGGGCTACACCGAGCCCGAGCTCTACGAAAGCGACAGCGAGATCCTGACGGCGCTGCTTAAGCGCGCGCGCCTGGCCGAGAGCTTCGACGAATTCGCCGCGAAGGCTCCGGTTCATGTCCCGCCCGAGCCCGTTATCCAGTTTCGCAATCTGACCTTCGCCACGCCCAGCGGGAGAATCGAAATCGCCTCCGCGCGCGCCGCCGCCGACGGCCATCCGCGTGTTCCCCAGCCGCTCGCCGACCAGCGCCCGGCCGGCGGCCGCCTGCGTCTGCTCTCACCGTCCTCGTCATGGAGCCTGAACGACAGTTTCTCCAACGTGGCCAAGATTGCCGCGCACGTCGGTCCGGCAACTATCGCGCTTCATCCGGACGACGCCGCCGAGCGCGGCCTGGTCGAGGGCGGCGAGGCGCTGGTCGCTAACGAAGCAGGACGCCTGGTGCTGCGGGTCGCGTTGACCGACGCGGTGCCGCGCGGCGTGGCGCTCTCGCATAAGGGGCGCTGGCCCAAGCAGGAAAAAGGGCGGCGCAACGTCAACGTCCTCAACCCCGGGCGCAAGGCCGACATGGGCGAGAGCACCAGCGTGCACGGGATCGAAGTGACGGTCGGCCCGCTTGCCGGCTAA
- a CDS encoding DUF3445 domain-containing protein — MSETTKAPRSALLGKHMGYPFADGNYSLALGLVPMSEETWLDIDDDYATEMREKARRLREEYADVFIALPGSERGQAETLEILLEHLIAYYPNFFRISGRKSASGTDNGLDPSGRVENLINGETWRVDDFAHAPLDLAARLVQEDLCLMSPDGTGTYVLTAGSVCFPLRWELRDKIGLPMAAIHHPVPGYDAKLAAPADRYMAGLKPHKPSWRCNWSIVDAPDLYLKQRRHKQGLDTSITADNAGAKLWIRSERQTLRKLPRSGDVLFTIRTYIRPLSVLEGLPTVAAGLAQALDKLPSEMRSYKNQLPIRDALLGYLSRIAG; from the coding sequence ATGAGCGAAACCACAAAGGCGCCGCGCTCCGCGCTGCTCGGCAAGCACATGGGTTATCCGTTTGCCGACGGCAACTATAGCCTCGCCCTCGGCCTGGTGCCGATGAGCGAGGAGACCTGGCTGGATATCGATGACGACTACGCGACCGAGATGCGCGAAAAGGCGCGCCGCCTGCGTGAAGAATACGCCGACGTGTTCATCGCGCTGCCCGGCAGTGAACGCGGCCAGGCCGAGACGCTGGAGATTCTGCTGGAGCACTTGATCGCCTACTATCCGAATTTCTTTCGCATCTCCGGGCGAAAGAGCGCCTCGGGTACCGATAATGGCCTCGATCCCTCAGGGAGGGTCGAGAATCTCATCAACGGCGAGACCTGGCGCGTCGACGACTTCGCTCATGCTCCTTTGGATCTGGCGGCGCGGCTGGTCCAGGAAGACCTCTGTTTGATGAGCCCCGACGGCACCGGCACCTATGTGCTGACTGCCGGTTCCGTTTGCTTTCCGCTCCGATGGGAACTGCGCGACAAGATCGGGCTGCCGATGGCAGCCATCCACCATCCGGTCCCCGGTTACGACGCCAAGCTTGCCGCGCCTGCCGACCGCTACATGGCCGGGCTCAAGCCACACAAGCCGTCGTGGCGATGCAACTGGAGCATCGTTGACGCTCCCGACCTCTATCTCAAGCAGCGGCGCCACAAGCAGGGGCTCGACACCAGCATCACCGCCGACAACGCGGGCGCCAAACTATGGATCAGGTCCGAGCGCCAGACCCTGCGCAAGCTGCCGCGCTCGGGCGACGTCCTGTTTACGATTCGCACCTACATCAGGCCGCTGTCGGTACTCGAAGGCCTGCCCACGGTCGCCGCAGGGCTGGCGCAGGCGCTGGACAAGCTGCCATCCGAGATGCGGAGCTACAAGAACCAGCTGCCCATCCGCGACGCCTTGCTCGGCTACCTCAGCCGCATTGCCGGCTGA
- a CDS encoding AAA family ATPase, with protein MTYYQWFRLKGPPFQPASPDAAVYFSPTHLAGLTTLEAGLSGELTGLTMLTGEAGTGKTTLIYALLQRDYKRVRIAHIDDPSLSFLEIMRLILTQLNLYSIGSTKLDYLEALDKFLRAHGQEERIAVVVDEAQMLSDEVLEELRLLSGHNQRHNRNLQLILVGQPELAERLKKPELRALNQRISTRGVLKQLNLDQGVKYVECKLSAQGGKCATVFENGALKRLLKRSDGIPRKINMLCHTAMQAAFEAGEKKVSVKTAKKIAEAYHESVATPKSGLRARLIQALPPLVVGASLVLLIGLIFPNFWSSLTRSGSSGPSVERSAQQTRVSKQTKVAEASKAVEQSRPVRQASIESVAAKPKADPSSAFTQPAASAARAAAEPAAAGSKAVKSPATSDMGLIPSAHAEANLGAATQKPAVTPAAASQRSQVTVQYGDTLEKIAIRYLGSSSGINALVKANPQVTDINQLNVGEVIYLPPGVAAKAKHD; from the coding sequence ATGACCTACTATCAGTGGTTCCGCCTCAAGGGCCCGCCGTTCCAGCCCGCCTCACCCGACGCCGCCGTGTACTTCAGCCCGACCCATCTCGCGGGTCTGACGACCCTCGAAGCGGGACTGTCCGGGGAACTGACCGGCCTGACCATGCTGACCGGCGAAGCGGGAACCGGCAAAACGACCCTCATCTACGCACTGCTCCAGCGCGACTACAAGCGGGTCCGGATCGCGCACATCGATGATCCCTCGTTGTCGTTCCTTGAGATCATGCGGCTGATCCTGACCCAGCTGAATCTCTACTCCATCGGCTCGACCAAGCTGGATTACCTCGAGGCCCTCGACAAGTTCCTGAGAGCCCACGGCCAAGAGGAGCGGATCGCGGTCGTGGTCGACGAGGCCCAGATGTTAAGCGACGAGGTCCTGGAGGAACTCCGGCTTCTGTCGGGCCACAACCAGCGTCACAATCGCAACCTCCAGCTCATCCTGGTCGGCCAGCCGGAGTTGGCCGAGCGGCTTAAGAAGCCCGAACTGCGCGCCCTCAATCAGCGAATCTCCACCCGCGGAGTGCTCAAGCAGCTCAACCTCGACCAGGGTGTCAAGTACGTTGAGTGCAAACTGAGCGCTCAAGGCGGCAAGTGCGCGACGGTCTTCGAGAATGGCGCGCTCAAGCGTCTGCTCAAGCGTAGCGACGGAATTCCCCGCAAGATCAATATGTTGTGCCACACCGCGATGCAGGCGGCGTTTGAGGCGGGGGAAAAGAAGGTCAGCGTCAAGACTGCAAAGAAAATCGCCGAGGCGTATCACGAGTCAGTCGCCACTCCAAAGAGCGGCCTGCGCGCGCGGCTCATCCAAGCACTGCCGCCGCTCGTCGTGGGCGCGTCGCTGGTACTGCTAATCGGCCTCATTTTCCCGAACTTCTGGTCGAGCCTGACTCGTTCGGGATCGTCAGGCCCGTCCGTCGAGCGGTCGGCGCAGCAGACGCGAGTGAGCAAACAAACCAAGGTCGCCGAGGCATCAAAGGCAGTCGAGCAGTCCAGGCCGGTCCGGCAGGCGAGCATTGAGAGTGTTGCTGCGAAGCCCAAAGCCGACCCGTCCTCCGCTTTCACGCAGCCAGCGGCGTCAGCCGCCCGCGCGGCCGCGGAGCCTGCGGCGGCCGGCAGCAAGGCGGTGAAGTCACCGGCGACCAGTGATATGGGGCTGATCCCGAGCGCACATGCGGAGGCCAATCTCGGCGCCGCGACCCAGAAGCCCGCCGTGACGCCGGCTGCTGCATCGCAGCGCAGCCAGGTTACCGTCCAATATGGCGACACGCTGGAGAAAATCGCGATTCGCTACCTGGGATCCAGCTCGGGAATCAATGCGCTCGTCAAGGCCAATCCGCAAGTGACCGACATAAATCAGCTCAATGTCGGTGAGGTCATTTACCTTCCGCCCGGCGTCGCTGCCAAGGCCAAGCACGATTAG
- a CDS encoding alpha/beta hydrolase: MAEYIEETLITPDGELVVVRGGAGKPLLILHDELGYPGWMTWNERLAQERTLLIPLQPGFGKTSRIEWIRSYRDLAGFYSQVMREQRLQPIDVIAFSAGGFIAAEMAAADPAIFSRMVLVAPMGIKPAEGEIMDFFALTVIQHLLATVEDPGTPEYGKIYGGQMTAERFEAFEDARSETARLGWEPFMHNPSLPYLLRGVKIPTLLVWGTRDRVVPRGCIEAYRAAIAGAQVLEIEGVGHRPEIENFGEFERAVRKFLAA, from the coding sequence TTGGCAGAGTACATCGAAGAAACCCTTATCACTCCCGACGGCGAACTGGTCGTGGTGCGCGGCGGCGCAGGCAAGCCGCTGCTTATCCTGCACGACGAGCTCGGCTATCCGGGGTGGATGACGTGGAACGAGCGGCTCGCGCAGGAGCGCACGCTTTTGATTCCACTTCAGCCCGGCTTCGGCAAGACTTCCCGCATCGAGTGGATTCGCAGCTACCGTGACCTGGCGGGGTTCTATTCGCAGGTTATGCGCGAGCAGCGGTTGCAACCGATCGACGTGATCGCGTTTTCGGCTGGCGGCTTTATCGCGGCCGAGATGGCGGCCGCCGATCCGGCGATATTCTCGCGTATGGTGCTGGTCGCCCCAATGGGAATAAAGCCGGCCGAAGGCGAGATCATGGACTTCTTCGCGCTGACCGTGATCCAGCATCTGCTGGCCACTGTCGAGGACCCCGGCACCCCCGAGTACGGCAAGATTTATGGTGGCCAGATGACGGCCGAGCGATTCGAGGCCTTCGAGGACGCGCGCAGCGAGACGGCGCGGCTCGGATGGGAGCCGTTCATGCACAACCCGAGCCTCCCGTACCTGTTGCGCGGCGTCAAAATTCCGACCTTGCTCGTCTGGGGGACACGCGACCGGGTGGTCCCGCGCGGATGTATTGAGGCTTATCGCGCCGCGATCGCGGGCGCGCAAGTGCTCGAAATCGAGGGAGTCGGCCATCGGCCGGAGATCGAGAACTTCGGCGAGTTCGAGCGCGCGGTCAGAAAATTCCTCGCCGCCTAA
- a CDS encoding LLM class flavin-dependent oxidoreductase — translation MQVGYFTERPYRWLPEEEVLRNRAFFAVSNRYYDREKASDDYHYYLDEYCYAEELGFDLLALNEHHGNPICMGSVMNVEAAILAWRTRRARLVLIGNPLPVIKHPLRMAEELAEIDLISRGRLVTGWVRGAGSEQYFNNANPAYNRELFNEAHDFIVQAWTRPGPWRYEGKHFHYRHVNPWALPYQKPHPPMWIPGVLSPETVQWCAAHRYPYIALGTQLGPTCDLWDYYADEAAKHGYQAGPENFGYLIATVVAETEAKAQELAEGFVWGGGQNAFSAPQYTVPPGYNSKNAIRLMAKQQTSAWLGVSGAKLREQMKTEDGEIDYAEIRRKLHGALLRGQQSLQVLAGTPGSLIPKIKTILSVLRPGIFIILSIQGPVGNDDRRASMRLFAEEIIPAIKEHAQAIDLRDPFERTPGSVKLTAGTSRIPVADRGPIAALGLR, via the coding sequence ATGCAGGTAGGTTATTTCACCGAACGTCCTTATCGATGGTTACCGGAGGAAGAGGTTCTGCGGAATCGCGCCTTCTTCGCGGTCTCCAATCGCTACTACGACCGCGAAAAGGCATCCGACGATTACCACTACTATCTCGACGAATATTGCTACGCTGAGGAACTCGGCTTCGATTTGCTCGCTCTCAACGAGCATCACGGCAACCCCATCTGCATGGGCTCGGTGATGAACGTCGAGGCGGCGATTCTCGCCTGGCGCACGCGACGCGCGCGGCTGGTGCTGATCGGCAACCCCCTGCCGGTCATCAAACATCCGTTGCGGATGGCCGAGGAGCTGGCCGAGATCGACCTGATCTCGCGCGGGCGGCTGGTCACCGGATGGGTGCGCGGCGCCGGTTCCGAGCAGTACTTCAACAACGCCAACCCGGCGTACAACCGTGAGCTGTTCAACGAGGCTCACGACTTCATCGTGCAGGCCTGGACGCGCCCCGGCCCGTGGCGCTACGAGGGCAAGCACTTCCATTATCGCCACGTCAATCCGTGGGCGCTGCCCTATCAAAAGCCGCATCCGCCAATGTGGATTCCGGGTGTCCTCAGCCCGGAGACCGTGCAGTGGTGCGCCGCGCATCGCTATCCATACATCGCGCTCGGCACCCAGCTCGGTCCGACCTGCGACCTGTGGGACTACTACGCTGACGAGGCGGCGAAGCACGGCTATCAGGCGGGCCCGGAAAACTTCGGCTATCTGATCGCGACCGTGGTTGCCGAGACCGAAGCCAAGGCGCAGGAGCTGGCGGAGGGATTCGTGTGGGGAGGCGGGCAGAATGCGTTCTCGGCTCCGCAATACACGGTGCCACCCGGATATAATTCCAAGAACGCGATCCGATTGATGGCGAAGCAACAGACCAGCGCGTGGCTCGGCGTCAGCGGAGCGAAACTGCGCGAACAGATGAAGACCGAAGACGGCGAAATCGACTACGCTGAGATCCGGCGCAAACTGCACGGGGCGCTCTTGCGCGGGCAACAGAGCCTGCAAGTGCTCGCCGGCACGCCAGGTTCGCTGATCCCGAAAATCAAGACCATCCTGAGTGTGCTGCGCCCTGGCATCTTCATCATACTTAGTATTCAGGGGCCGGTCGGCAATGACGATCGCCGTGCCAGCATGCGCCTGTTCGCCGAGGAGATAATTCCCGCGATCAAGGAGCACGCGCAGGCGATCGACCTGCGTGACCCCTTCGAGCGCACGCCCGGCTCGGTCAAACTGACGGCGGGAACCTCGCGAATACCGGTCGCCGATCGCGGCCCCATCGCAGCGCTCGGGCTGCGCTAG